The following are encoded together in the Bradyrhizobium genosp. L genome:
- a CDS encoding CaiB/BaiF CoA transferase family protein, with translation MTLPPKMLTGYRVLDITQFVAGPTCTRLLAEAGADVIKIELAPFGDRSRFQGLKPRDPAYKNTSQSTYFIQQNHSKRSLALDFKHEKSREILRKLAAKADVLVENFTPGVMERAGLGYEALKTINPGLIMCSISFAGQTGPLSDKPGFDYIAQAFAGITGVIGDPLGKPAQVPVAIGDASTGVAAAMAVGFALLHRERTGQGQFIETTLLDTYFHMHEANVPKVSLRGDSFVPQREGSLHPNGGPVGVFDCGRGEFLVICALAHQWPQMVRALGRPELEKDPRFESARARADNRVEVGEIVEAWLKTFPSREAAVAVLEQERIPCAPVLTLNDAMAQPHLIERGTVRYVDDPQIGRFAIPGSPARFSEWAPRTDLKGDLLGEHNETILGELGLAQEEIDQLYAEKVLVQDRDLRAAKTKQRRIA, from the coding sequence ATGACACTGCCCCCAAAGATGCTGACCGGCTATCGCGTGCTCGACATCACCCAGTTCGTCGCGGGCCCGACCTGCACGCGCCTGCTCGCCGAAGCCGGCGCCGATGTGATCAAGATCGAGCTTGCGCCATTCGGCGACCGCTCGCGCTTCCAGGGGCTGAAGCCGCGCGATCCCGCCTACAAGAACACCTCGCAGAGCACCTATTTCATCCAGCAGAACCATTCCAAGCGCAGCCTGGCGCTCGACTTCAAGCACGAGAAGAGCCGCGAGATCCTGAGAAAGCTCGCGGCCAAGGCCGACGTGCTGGTCGAGAACTTTACGCCCGGCGTGATGGAGCGCGCCGGCCTCGGCTACGAGGCGCTGAAGACAATCAATCCGGGATTGATCATGTGCTCGATCTCGTTCGCCGGGCAGACCGGGCCGCTCAGCGATAAGCCGGGCTTCGATTACATCGCGCAGGCCTTTGCCGGCATCACCGGCGTGATCGGCGATCCCTTGGGCAAGCCGGCGCAGGTGCCGGTTGCGATCGGCGACGCCTCGACCGGCGTCGCAGCCGCGATGGCGGTCGGCTTTGCGTTGCTGCATCGGGAGCGTACCGGGCAGGGACAGTTCATCGAGACGACGCTGCTCGACACCTACTTCCACATGCATGAAGCGAACGTGCCGAAGGTGTCGTTGCGCGGCGACAGTTTCGTGCCGCAGCGGGAGGGCTCACTGCATCCGAATGGCGGCCCGGTCGGCGTGTTCGACTGCGGCCGCGGCGAGTTTCTCGTGATCTGCGCGCTGGCGCATCAATGGCCACAAATGGTGCGCGCGCTGGGCCGGCCAGAGCTGGAGAAGGATCCGCGCTTCGAATCGGCGCGCGCCCGTGCCGATAACCGCGTCGAAGTCGGCGAGATCGTGGAGGCCTGGCTGAAAACCTTCCCGTCGCGCGAGGCGGCGGTCGCGGTGCTGGAGCAGGAGCGGATTCCCTGCGCGCCGGTGCTGACCTTGAACGACGCGATGGCGCAGCCGCATCTGATCGAGCGCGGCACGGTGCGCTATGTCGACGATCCCCAGATCGGCAGGTTCGCCATTCCCGGCTCACCGGCGCGCTTCTCGGAATGGGCGCCGCGCACCGACCTGAAGGGCGATTTGCTCGGCGAGCATAATGAGACGATCCTGGGCGAGCTTGGCCTCGCGCAGGAGGAGATTGATCAGCTCTACGCCGAGAAGGTGCTGGTGCAGGATCGCGATCTGCGCGCCGCGAAGACGAAGCAGCGCCGCATCGCCTAG
- a CDS encoding CbtB domain-containing protein, whose amino-acid sequence MPVAVGQQAGRLAQSLMAMALGLFIVGVVGFSHIDVIHNAAHDVRHSNAFPCH is encoded by the coding sequence ATGCCGGTCGCCGTCGGGCAGCAGGCGGGACGGCTTGCGCAGTCGTTGATGGCTATGGCGCTGGGCCTGTTCATCGTCGGCGTCGTCGGCTTCTCCCATATCGACGTGATCCACAACGCCGCGCACGACGTGCGCCATTCGAACGCGTTCCCCTGCCACTGA
- a CDS encoding NAD(P)-dependent oxidoreductase has protein sequence MHCGTGSRTQDRARWWLNIGQERDLRETRMAEKIAVIGMGQMGSGMAGRLKEAGLDVVGFDVNAEQRARLTKDGFAMASSIAEALVGRTVVLTSLPDPKAVNEAWLGTDGIVAHTAKGTLCIELSTIDPQTMRQVAAAAAARGIAVVDCPVSGSPKEARAGKLILIAGGEEADVKRAEPVLKLLGTDWKYTGPVGTAKVVKIVNNMMSMGNVLVAAEAFALGVAAGVEPAKLYDVLSVSGGRSHHFTKRFPNALKGDFAPGFKMELGEKDLALAVELGRMTKMPTPSASATRELYALALAEGFRGQDIVALLMMYQNWAKPD, from the coding sequence CTGCATTGCGGGACTGGCTCGCGCACGCAGGATCGTGCCAGATGGTGGCTGAACATCGGCCAAGAACGAGACTTAAGGGAAACGCGCATGGCGGAGAAGATCGCGGTCATCGGAATGGGGCAGATGGGATCCGGCATGGCGGGACGGCTCAAGGAGGCCGGCCTCGATGTCGTCGGCTTCGACGTCAACGCCGAGCAGCGCGCTCGCCTCACCAAGGACGGCTTCGCGATGGCATCGAGCATCGCCGAGGCGCTGGTGGGCCGGACGGTGGTGCTGACCAGCCTGCCCGATCCCAAGGCGGTGAACGAGGCCTGGCTCGGCACTGACGGCATCGTCGCGCATACCGCCAAAGGCACGCTGTGCATCGAGCTCAGCACCATCGATCCGCAGACCATGCGCCAGGTCGCCGCCGCCGCGGCCGCACGCGGCATCGCGGTGGTCGATTGCCCCGTCAGCGGCAGCCCCAAGGAGGCCCGCGCCGGCAAACTGATCCTGATCGCCGGTGGCGAAGAAGCCGACGTCAAACGCGCCGAGCCCGTGCTGAAGCTGCTCGGCACCGACTGGAAATACACCGGCCCGGTCGGCACCGCGAAGGTGGTCAAGATCGTCAACAACATGATGTCGATGGGCAACGTGCTGGTCGCCGCTGAGGCCTTCGCGCTCGGTGTTGCCGCCGGTGTCGAGCCAGCGAAGCTCTATGACGTGCTGTCGGTGAGCGGCGGCCGCTCGCACCATTTCACCAAACGCTTCCCCAACGCGCTGAAGGGCGATTTCGCGCCGGGCTTCAAGATGGAGCTCGGCGAGAAGGATCTTGCGCTCGCCGTCGAGCTCGGCCGCATGACCAAGATGCCGACGCCTTCGGCATCCGCGACGCGCGAACTCTACGCGCTGGCGCTGGCCGAGGGATTTCGCGGCCAGGATATCGTCGCGCTGCTGATGATGTATCAGAACTGGGCCAAGCCGGATTGA
- a CDS encoding DsbA family protein has protein sequence MSREILKMYSDYKSPYAWLAFDPVFELEKKYDIKVQWRPFQLRIKGSGQRSVYSEYKVKYSYMDARRTANERGDKKIIRGPLKIYDTAPALIGGLFADKQGRLVEYSRLVYELFFRRELAIDEADAMQRFIESLGMSGADYSAYLEGDGQREYEEAQQESQQDQIFGVPICVFRGEQFWGNDRVPMLDGRLKQAGLALAREKQTA, from the coding sequence ATGTCCCGCGAAATCCTCAAGATGTATTCCGACTACAAGAGCCCCTATGCCTGGCTGGCGTTCGACCCGGTGTTCGAGCTGGAGAAGAAGTACGACATCAAGGTGCAGTGGCGGCCGTTTCAGCTGCGCATCAAGGGCTCCGGCCAGCGCAGCGTCTATTCGGAATACAAGGTCAAGTACTCCTACATGGATGCGCGGCGCACCGCGAACGAGCGCGGCGACAAGAAGATCATTCGTGGCCCGTTGAAGATCTACGACACGGCGCCGGCACTGATCGGCGGTCTGTTCGCGGACAAACAGGGACGGCTGGTCGAGTACAGCCGCCTGGTCTACGAGCTGTTCTTCCGCCGCGAGCTCGCAATCGACGAGGCCGATGCGATGCAGCGTTTCATCGAATCGCTCGGCATGTCCGGCGCCGACTACAGTGCCTATCTCGAAGGCGATGGCCAGCGCGAATACGAGGAGGCGCAGCAGGAGAGCCAGCAGGACCAGATCTTCGGCGTGCCGATCTGCGTGTTCCGCGGCGAGCAGTTCTGGGGCAACGACCGGGTGCCGATGCTCGACGGGCGGCTGAAGCAGGCCGGCCTCGCGCTCGCCCGCGAAAAGCAGACGGCCTGA
- the bluB gene encoding 5,6-dimethylbenzimidazole synthase, producing MTVAFDDTFRRQLHELFVWRRDVRRFRTDPLPDGVIERLIEIACLSPSVGLSQPWRFVIVDDKARRRAVIDDFKACNADALQAYSGERAAKYASLKLAGLEEAPGHLAVFAEKEGPIGAGLGRATMPETTEYSVVAAIASMWLAARADGVGLGWVSILNPVRVHDILEVPETWKFIGYLCIGYPEAECDRPELEQAKWESRRGPGEFTIRR from the coding sequence ATGACCGTTGCCTTCGACGATACATTTCGCCGCCAGCTGCACGAATTGTTCGTGTGGCGCCGCGACGTCCGGCGTTTTCGCACCGATCCGCTGCCCGACGGCGTCATCGAGCGACTGATCGAGATCGCCTGCCTGTCGCCATCGGTCGGGTTGAGCCAGCCCTGGCGATTCGTCATCGTCGACGATAAAGCGCGGCGCCGCGCCGTGATCGACGACTTCAAGGCCTGCAACGCCGATGCCCTGCAAGCCTATTCCGGCGAGCGCGCCGCGAAATACGCGTCGCTCAAGCTGGCCGGCCTCGAAGAGGCGCCGGGCCATCTTGCCGTGTTCGCCGAAAAGGAAGGCCCGATCGGCGCCGGCCTCGGCCGCGCCACGATGCCGGAGACGACCGAATATTCCGTCGTGGCTGCGATCGCTTCGATGTGGCTGGCTGCGCGGGCCGACGGCGTCGGGCTCGGCTGGGTCTCGATCCTCAATCCAGTCCGCGTCCACGACATTCTCGAGGTGCCGGAAACCTGGAAGTTCATCGGCTATCTCTGCATCGGCTATCCCGAAGCCGAGTGCGACCGGCCCGAGCTTGAGCAGGCCAAATGGGAATCAAGGCGAGGTCCGGGTGAGTTCACCATCCGACGCTAG
- a CDS encoding ABC transporter substrate-binding protein, which produces MARIRTTLAAIALVIGGAFGTSVQAEDAQPVKIGVLTDMSGMYRDIMGPGSVLAAKMAVEDFGGKVLGRSIEVVSGDHQAKPDVGAAIARNWFDNGGADVIVDVAQSAVALAVQELARSRNKIVIHGVTGSPAITQQACAATAFSWSLNAYAISAPLPKPLIERGLDTFFFLSADYSFGKAMEDAAANAIKAAGGKVLGSVRFPQNNPDFSSFLLQAQSSKAKVIWLISAAEDTTNALKQAKEFGLAERGQHIVVPLTYITNVHALGISNVQGLTFATPFYWDRNDETRAWSERFYRQHHAMPTMDQAAVYSGTLHYLKAVAAAKTLDGLKVADEIRKLPVNDMYVENGSVRADGWLMHPFYMASIKSPSDVKKPWDYYTIEKVIPASEAAQPLSESQCPLVAQSQ; this is translated from the coding sequence ATGGCGAGGATACGAACAACACTTGCGGCCATCGCGCTCGTGATCGGCGGCGCATTCGGGACGTCTGTTCAGGCAGAGGACGCGCAGCCGGTGAAGATCGGCGTGCTCACCGACATGTCCGGCATGTACCGCGATATCATGGGGCCGGGGTCGGTGCTCGCCGCCAAGATGGCGGTGGAGGATTTCGGCGGCAAGGTGCTGGGTCGGTCGATCGAGGTGGTCTCCGGCGATCATCAGGCTAAGCCGGACGTCGGCGCTGCGATCGCCCGCAACTGGTTCGACAATGGTGGCGCCGATGTCATCGTCGACGTCGCGCAGTCGGCGGTGGCGCTCGCGGTGCAGGAGCTGGCGCGGTCGCGCAACAAGATCGTCATTCACGGCGTCACCGGCTCACCGGCGATCACGCAGCAGGCTTGCGCGGCGACCGCCTTCTCCTGGTCACTCAACGCCTATGCGATCTCGGCGCCGCTGCCGAAGCCGCTGATCGAGCGCGGGCTCGACACCTTCTTCTTCCTCTCGGCCGATTATTCCTTCGGCAAGGCGATGGAAGATGCCGCGGCGAACGCCATCAAGGCGGCCGGCGGCAAGGTGCTGGGCTCGGTGCGATTCCCGCAGAACAACCCGGATTTCAGCTCGTTCCTGCTGCAGGCGCAGTCGTCCAAGGCAAAGGTGATCTGGCTGATCTCCGCGGCCGAGGACACCACCAACGCGCTGAAGCAGGCCAAGGAGTTCGGCCTCGCCGAGCGCGGCCAGCACATCGTGGTGCCCTTGACTTACATCACCAACGTGCATGCGCTGGGCATTTCGAACGTCCAGGGATTGACCTTTGCGACGCCGTTCTATTGGGATCGCAACGACGAGACCCGGGCCTGGTCGGAGCGCTTCTATAGGCAGCATCACGCGATGCCGACCATGGATCAGGCGGCGGTCTATTCGGGCACGCTGCACTACCTGAAGGCCGTGGCGGCCGCCAAGACGCTGGACGGCCTGAAGGTCGCCGACGAAATCAGGAAGCTGCCGGTCAACGACATGTATGTCGAGAACGGCTCGGTGCGCGCCGACGGCTGGCTGATGCATCCGTTCTACATGGCGAGCATCAAGTCGCCGAGCGATGTCAAGAAACCCTGGGACTACTACACCATCGAGAAGGTCATTCCGGCATCCGAAGCTGCGCAGCCGCTGTCGGAAAGCCAGTGCCCGCTTGTCGCCCAATCGCAGTGA
- a CDS encoding 2-methylaconitate cis-trans isomerase PrpF family protein, with translation MANARLRAVFMRGGTSKAVMFRSADLPASRDAWDPIFREVMGSPDPNGRQLDGMGGGISSLSKICVIGPPSRPDADVDYTFAQIGVRDSFVDYGANCGNMSSAVGPFALEEGLVRGPDSGEATVRIHNTNTSKIIVARFPVLGGTLAAGGDIEIDGVAGAAAPIRLEFLEPGGARTGRLLPTGSATDELEVEGLGRVQASCVDAANPCVFVAAEAVGKTGDELPDALDGDAAFLQRMEAIRRAASVKMGIAGDLETAGKMTGIPKVAMVTGPRAGRTLSGRELTADDADIWVRMISVGQPHRATPITGAICLAVATRIPGSIPARLCRAKGPIRIAHPSGVTLVDAGVSGSDGGLKADYGAVYRTARRLFEGNVVYRMPD, from the coding sequence ATGGCCAATGCCCGACTGCGCGCCGTGTTCATGCGGGGCGGCACCTCCAAGGCGGTGATGTTCCGCAGCGCGGACCTGCCGGCGAGCCGCGATGCCTGGGATCCGATCTTCCGCGAGGTGATGGGCTCGCCCGATCCCAACGGCCGGCAGCTCGACGGCATGGGCGGCGGCATCTCGTCGCTGTCGAAGATTTGCGTGATCGGTCCGCCGAGCCGCCCTGACGCCGACGTCGACTATACGTTCGCGCAGATCGGCGTCCGCGACAGCTTCGTCGATTACGGGGCCAATTGCGGCAACATGTCTTCGGCGGTCGGGCCGTTCGCGCTGGAGGAGGGGCTGGTGCGAGGTCCCGACAGCGGCGAGGCCACGGTCCGCATCCACAACACCAACACGTCGAAAATCATCGTCGCGCGGTTTCCGGTGCTTGGCGGAACGCTCGCCGCGGGCGGCGATATCGAGATCGACGGCGTCGCCGGTGCGGCAGCGCCGATCCGGCTGGAATTTCTCGAGCCTGGCGGGGCGCGGACCGGGAGGCTGTTGCCGACCGGCAGCGCCACCGACGAGCTCGAGGTCGAAGGGCTCGGCCGCGTGCAGGCATCCTGCGTCGACGCCGCCAACCCCTGTGTCTTCGTTGCGGCGGAGGCCGTCGGCAAGACCGGCGATGAATTGCCCGATGCGCTCGATGGCGATGCGGCCTTCCTGCAGCGCATGGAAGCGATTCGCCGCGCGGCGTCGGTCAAAATGGGGATCGCCGGCGATCTCGAAACCGCGGGGAAAATGACCGGCATTCCGAAGGTCGCGATGGTCACCGGCCCGCGCGCGGGACGCACCTTGTCCGGGCGCGAGTTGACGGCGGATGATGCCGACATCTGGGTGCGGATGATCTCGGTCGGCCAGCCGCATCGCGCGACGCCGATCACCGGCGCGATCTGCCTTGCGGTGGCGACGCGGATTCCCGGCAGCATTCCGGCGCGACTGTGCCGGGCAAAGGGGCCGATCCGGATCGCGCATCCTTCGGGCGTCACGCTGGTCGATGCCGGCGTGTCGGGAAGCGATGGCGGCCTGAAGGCCGACTACGGCGCGGTCTATCGCACCGCGCGCCGCCTGTTCGAAGGCAATGTCGTGTATCGAATGCCCGATTAG
- a CDS encoding CbtA family protein, translating into MGTFRSIVFSSVIAGFIVGLIVTAVQQVGTVPLILKAEVYEKAAEHHQHGAAIATPQVTLVHDHADHDAGAEAWEPRDGLERNAYTAAANILTAIGFSLLLAGFLSVRSGATGEPVSWHEGLMWGLAGFAVFTIAPGLGLPPELPGVPAAPLLSRQIWWVTAVLGTAAGLGLIVFRRSMPSAIAGVVLIMLPHLIGAPELEHVETNVPSSLSHQFVVAVTLTSLVFWSLLGGLTSAVFARFDRAST; encoded by the coding sequence ATGGGCACCTTTCGCTCGATCGTCTTTTCCTCCGTCATTGCCGGGTTCATCGTTGGCCTGATCGTCACCGCGGTCCAGCAGGTCGGCACGGTACCCCTGATCCTCAAGGCCGAGGTCTACGAGAAGGCTGCGGAACATCATCAGCATGGAGCTGCCATCGCGACGCCTCAGGTGACGCTGGTGCATGATCATGCCGACCATGATGCGGGCGCGGAGGCCTGGGAGCCGCGCGACGGCCTGGAGCGCAATGCCTACACGGCAGCGGCAAACATCCTCACCGCGATCGGATTCTCGCTGTTGCTTGCCGGCTTCCTCTCCGTTCGCAGCGGCGCGACCGGCGAGCCGGTCTCGTGGCACGAGGGCTTGATGTGGGGGCTCGCGGGCTTCGCCGTGTTCACGATCGCGCCGGGGCTGGGATTGCCGCCCGAACTTCCCGGCGTGCCGGCAGCGCCGCTGCTGTCGCGCCAGATCTGGTGGGTGACGGCGGTGCTGGGAACCGCGGCCGGCCTCGGACTGATCGTATTCCGGCGCTCGATGCCGTCGGCGATCGCAGGCGTGGTCCTGATCATGCTGCCGCATCTGATCGGCGCGCCCGAGCTGGAGCATGTCGAGACCAACGTGCCCTCGTCGCTGTCGCATCAGTTCGTGGTCGCGGTGACGCTGACCAGCCTGGTGTTCTGGTCGTTGCTCGGCGGCCTGACCAGCGCCGTGTTCGCGCGCTTCGATCGCGCCTCGACCTAA
- a CDS encoding glutathione binding-like protein, giving the protein MIDLHFAPTPNGWKISIMLEECELPYTVVPVNITRGDQFSAEFRGLNPNGRIPVIVDSDPPEERAPVTIFESGAILLYLAEKTGRFMPRDLRGRYSVQQWLMWQMSALGPMLGQNGHFSLYAPTQIPYAIERYRNEAHRLYGVLDARLGETGAYVAGDDYSIADIACFPWVMTHKAQGFSLDEFVHVRRWFGELRARPLLQKGLAVGRRAVRKSLDDKARENLFGARPADDRRETLEAQKLDH; this is encoded by the coding sequence ATGATCGATCTCCATTTCGCGCCGACGCCGAACGGCTGGAAGATCTCGATCATGCTCGAGGAGTGCGAGCTGCCCTACACGGTCGTGCCGGTGAATATCACGCGGGGCGACCAGTTTTCGGCGGAGTTTCGCGGACTCAATCCCAACGGGCGGATTCCTGTCATCGTCGACAGCGATCCACCCGAAGAGAGAGCGCCGGTGACGATCTTCGAATCCGGCGCGATCCTGCTCTATCTCGCGGAGAAGACCGGACGCTTCATGCCGCGCGACCTGCGCGGCCGTTATTCCGTGCAGCAATGGCTGATGTGGCAGATGAGCGCGCTCGGGCCGATGCTCGGCCAGAATGGCCATTTCTCGCTCTATGCCCCGACACAAATTCCCTACGCGATCGAGCGGTACCGCAACGAGGCGCACAGGCTCTACGGCGTGCTCGACGCCCGCCTGGGCGAAACCGGCGCCTATGTCGCGGGCGACGACTACTCGATCGCGGACATCGCCTGCTTTCCCTGGGTGATGACCCATAAGGCGCAGGGTTTTTCGCTCGACGAGTTCGTGCATGTCCGGCGCTGGTTCGGCGAATTGCGGGCGCGTCCGCTGTTGCAGAAGGGGCTCGCGGTCGGCCGGCGCGCCGTCCGCAAGTCGCTCGACGACAAGGCGCGGGAAAATCTGTTCGGCGCGAGGCCGGCCGACGATCGGCGCGAAACACTCGAAGCACAAAAATTGGATCATTGA
- the cobU gene encoding bifunctional adenosylcobinamide kinase/adenosylcobinamide-phosphate guanylyltransferase: MAVVLITGGARSGKSRRAEARAKSCPGQPIYVATAEALDAEMDARIAAHRARRGHDWIEREVPLDLVEALSATDGGGARLVDCLTLWLSNLLHAERDWSQEVTRLADALPRQRSPVVLVTNEVGLGIVPDNALARTFRDAAGLMNQAIADVADEVEFVVAGLPTKLK, encoded by the coding sequence ATGGCGGTGGTTTTGATCACGGGCGGGGCGCGATCGGGCAAGAGCCGGCGTGCCGAAGCGCGCGCGAAGAGCTGTCCGGGGCAGCCGATCTATGTCGCGACCGCCGAAGCGCTCGATGCGGAAATGGACGCGCGCATCGCCGCCCACCGCGCGCGACGGGGACACGACTGGATCGAACGCGAAGTGCCGCTCGATCTCGTCGAGGCGCTGTCCGCGACCGATGGCGGCGGCGCGCGGCTGGTCGATTGCCTGACGCTCTGGCTGTCGAACCTGCTGCACGCGGAGCGCGACTGGTCTCAGGAGGTGACGCGCCTTGCCGACGCGCTGCCGCGCCAGCGCAGTCCGGTCGTGCTTGTCACCAACGAGGTCGGCCTCGGCATCGTGCCCGACAATGCGTTGGCGCGGACATTTCGCGATGCTGCCGGCCTGATGAACCAGGCCATTGCCGACGTCGCGGATGAAGTGGAATTCGTGGTGGCCGGCCTGCCGACGAAGCTGAAATGA